One part of the Bicyclus anynana chromosome 8, ilBicAnyn1.1, whole genome shotgun sequence genome encodes these proteins:
- the LOC112047738 gene encoding zinc finger protein 2, producing MSEILNLSSLCRCCHTDGCFRSLNQSYSDRSVTGDAEIYVEMLYETFRLYLSQPSIEASHSICDECIVKLRSALQFKKQIQQCEEKFQNYCRNELLQHTEIKIEKQFSGDEIEVKPDIKIEDFNNQDNDDFCNQENVASDIETEENTNDKRAYKTEEKKSDQKSELTITLTRLKKCLKKEKSLPSKAKVLRTIVKNEKSVSKGAKTTQTKRYSKVVQTVDGPVYKCLTCMISFKCRQTLKLHMDETHAIFSCNICEKKFRKEEQLRAHTLTHTLRYECNVCGKRIKRRSDFKTHKMMHSKELKKIFTCDLCNKDFTHRSTIIKHFAFHNGTNKKFVCDKCGKSFNDRTNLNIHIQNVHYKLKMFKCDQCPKTYAANKTLKVHLRIHTGERFKCPDCDKDFISTSALFRHKRDYHNSTPTSNTGVRSYKCKVCEEKFYTRGSFASHTRTHVGVKPFQCHLCDKDFTCKYSLKRHIDAHEGVGTITCEICNKVLSQKSLLIRHMKNKHDPNKPFKQKIKCDLCKMVVFDMEKHMKSHMDRSLLCGYCPKTYAEVSALNRHIKERHSGISHKCDLCPKKYVKERSLRKHKLKVHNIQFKQEFQDDRQSENNLNLEPL from the exons ATGTcagaaatattgaatttaagttCACTATGTAGGTGTTGTCACACAGATGGATGTTTCAGAAGTCTAAATCAATCTTACAGTGACAGGAGTGTTACAGGAGACGCAGAAATATATGTGGAAATGTTGTACGAAACATTTAGATTGTAT TTAAGCCAACCATCCATCGAAGCAAGCCATTCAATATGTGATGAAtgtatagtaaaattaagaagCGCATTGCAATTTAAGAAGCAAATACAGCAGTGTGAAGAGAAGTTTCAAAATTATTGCAGAA ATGAGTTATTGCAGCATACAGAAATCaaaatagaaaaacaattttcag gtGACGAAATAGAGGTCAAACCCGACATAAAGATTGAAG ATTTTAATAACCAAGATAACGATGATTTTTGTAACCAAGAAAACGTGGCATCAGACATAGAAACTGAAGAAAACACTAATGATAAAAGAGCCTACAAAACGGAAGAAAAGAAATCTGATCAAAAGTCAGAATTAACAATAACATTGACTCGACTCaagaaatgtttaaaaaaagaaaaatcactTCCATCCAAAGCCAAAGTACTACGCACGAttgttaaaaacgaaaaatcagTTTCAAAAG gTGCTAAAACTACACAAACAAAACGGTATAGCAAGGTAGTTCAAACGGTGGATGGCCCTGTTTACAAATGCTTGACCTGTATGATCAGTTTTAAATGCCGTCAAACTTTGAAATTACATATGGACGAAACACACGCTATATTCAGTTGCAACATATGCGAAAAGAAATTCAGAAAAGAGGAGCAACTGAGAGctcacacactcacacacacctTAAGATACGAGTGCAACGTTTGCGGGAAAAGAATCAAACGCCGGTCCGATTTCAAGACACACAAGATGATGCACTCAAAAGAACTGAAAAAAATCTTCACGTGCGATCTGTGTAACAAAGACTTTACGCATCGATCTACAATAATAAAGCATTTTGCATTCCACAACGGTACAAATAAGAAGTTCGTCTGTGATAAATGTGGGAAATCGTTCAACGATCGAACCAATTTGAACATCCACATCCAAAATGTCCACTACAAGTTGAAAATGTTTAAATGTGACCAGTGTCCCAAAACGTATGCAGCAAATAAAACCTTGAAAGTGCATTTGAGAATTCACACTGGAGAACGTTTTAAATGCCCGGATTGTGATAAAGATTTTATAAGCACCTCTGCATTATTCAGACATAAAAGAGATTACCACAACAGTACTCCTACTTCGAACACAGGAGTTAGGAGTTACAAATGTAAAGTATGTGAAGAAAAGTTTTATACCAGGGGCAGTTTTGCTTCTCACACCAGAACTCATGTCGGAGTAAAACCCTTCCAGTGCCATTTGTGTGATAAGGATTTCACTTGCAAATACAGTCTTAAACGACACATCGATGCTCATGAAGGTGTAGGAACGATTACGTGCGAAATATGTAACAAGGTTTTGTCACAAAAATCCCTACTTATCCGACATATGAAGAACAAGCACGACCCGAATAAGCCTTTTAAGCAGAAGATAAAGTGTGATCTGTGCAAAATGGTTGTATTCGATATGGAGAAACATATGAAGAGTCACATGGATAGATCGCTTCTGTGTGGCTATTGCCCAAAAACGTATGCCGAAGTGAGTGCTTTGAACCGGCACATTAAAGAAAGGCACAGCGGTATATCCCACAAATGTGATTTGTGccctaaaaaatatgtaaaagagAGAAGTCTGCGTAAACACAAATTGAAAGTACACAATATCCAATTCAAACAAGAGTTCCAAGATGACAGGCAGTCGGAAAATAATCTTAATTTAGAGccactataa